From Hylaeus volcanicus isolate JK05 chromosome 2, UHH_iyHylVolc1.0_haploid, whole genome shotgun sequence, the proteins below share one genomic window:
- the LOC128872413 gene encoding UV excision repair protein RAD23 homolog A-like, whose amino-acid sequence MIITLKNLQQQTFTVEIDPSKTVRDLKQKIETQKGFPADHQKLIYAGKILKDDQPLTEYNIDEKKFIVVMVTKLKSGSSSAATEDHADGENKEESSTTSSVPPPSTNPTVQAPQNPVSNVQEQSEASTTPESVGGQAESALLMGEDYNTMVNNIMDMGYERDQVEQALRASFNNPDRAVEYLLTGIPAQLFEDPPEDPPEAQEQLQDQGQHPLAFLRMQPQFQQMRQVIQQNPQLLNAVLQQIGQTNPALLQLISQNQEAFVRMLNEPVETTGGTGTRATPVTAPTVPAAAAPVGLTGGPGTGLGTGAGAGAGAGAGAGAGAGSNLGFGIVQISPQDKEAIDRLKALGFPEHLVIQAYFACEKNENLAANFLLSQNLDD is encoded by the exons ATGATTATAACTTTGAAAAACTTACAACAACAAACGTTTACTGTAGAAATTGATCCGTCGAAAACG gtaAGAGATCTGAAACAAAAGATCGAAACCCAGAAAGGTTTTCCCGCTGATCACCAGAAATTGATATACGCTG GAAAGATATTAAAAGATGATCAACCTCTGACGGAATATAATATAGACGAAAAGAAGTTCATAGTTGTTATGGTAACAAAGCTTAAAAGCGGTAGTAGTTCTGCAGCAACCGAAGATCACGCAGACGgggaaaataaagaagaaagtaGTACGACCAG CTCAGTGCCACCACCTAGTACAAATCCTACCGTTCAGGCTCCACAGAATCCTGTTAGTAATGTACAAGAACAATCCGAAGCAAGTACTACTCCCGAATCAGTTGGCGGTCAAGCTGAAAGTGCCTTGCTAATGGGTGAAGATTATAATACTATGGTAAACAACATTATGGATATGgg GTATGAGCGTGATCAAGTTGAACAAGCACTGAGAGCAAGTTTCAACAATCCTGATAGAGCTGTTGAATACCTTTTAACGGGTATACCGGCTCAGCTTTTCGAAGATCCGCCAGAAGATCCACCCGAGGCGCAAGAACAACTTCAAGATCAAGGGCAACATCCGCTAGCATTTTTGAGGATGCAACCTCAATTTCAACAAATGCGTCAAGTCATTCAACAAAATCCACAATTATTGAATGCTGTACTCCAACAAATTGGTCAAACCAATCCTGCATTGTTGCAACTAATTTCGCAAAATCAAGAGGCATTTGTGCGCATGCTCAATGAACCTG TGGAAACAACTGGAGGCACAGGTACGAGAGCCACACCTGTAACTGCGCCGACTGTTCCAGCCGCAGCTGCGCCTGTTGGTTTAACTGGAGGACCTGGTACAGGATTGGGTACAGGAGCTGGAGCGGGAGCCGGAGCTGGAGCGGGAGCCGGAGCTGGGGCTGGATCAAATTTAGGGTTTGGTATAGTTCAGATATCACCACAAGATAAAGAAGCTATTGACAGGCTGAAGGCATTAGGGTTTCCAGAGCATTTAGTTATACAAGCATATTTTGCatgtgaaaaaaatgaaaatcttgCTGCTAATTTTTTGCTATCACAAAATCTCGATGACTGA
- the LOC128872414 gene encoding cell cycle control protein 50A isoform X1, producing MTSISEINSIPKTKKPSDSAFKQQRLPAWQPILTAGTVLPTFFVIGIAFIPVGIGLLYFSDQVKEYIIDYTECNSTNKFRTQDVPYKCTDYIVEVPNHAEPCICTIEFKLPSDFNGKIYMYYGLTNFYQNHRRYVKSRDDNQLLGKLSDEVSGDCGPFAFDANNTPIVPCGAIANSLFSDELELYSKKHNGPVPLIKTGIAWPSDKNIKFRNPEGNLTEAFKGYAKPKNWTKQIYELDLKDESNNGLQNEDLIVWMRTAALPTFRKLYRRVNHTEQGFSEGLVEGDYILTVKYSYPVSAFDGKKRMILSTTSLLGGKNPFLGIAYIVVGCICLVLGITLLIIHIKCSKSATEMINVSPTTPYQE from the exons ATGACTTCTAtcagtgaaattaattcgatacCTAAAACGAAGAAACCATCGG atAGCGCATTCAAACAACAGCGTTTACCTGCTTGGCAACCGATACTTACTGCTGGAACTGTATTACCAACGTTTTTTGTAATTGGAATTGCGTTTATACCAGTTGGAATTggattactttatttttctgatCAAGTCAAAGAATACATCATAGATTACACGGAGTGTAATTctacaaacaaatttcgtaCACAGGATGTGCCTTACAAATGTACAGATTATATAGTAGAAGTACCTAATCATGCTGAACCTTGTATTTGTACaatagaattcaaattacCCTCtgattttaatggaaaaatttatatgtactatggtttgacaaatttttatcaaaatcacAGACGATATGTAAAATCACGTGATGATAATCAGTTGTTAGGAAAGTTGAGCGATGAGGTTTCAGGTGACTGTGGACCATTTGCTTTTGATGCAAACAACACACCTATTGTACCATGTGGTGCTATCGCTAATTCATTATTCAGTGACGAATTGGAATTGTATTCCAAAAAGCATAATGGACCTGTGCCATTAATAAAAACTGGTATAGCTTGGCCCTCGGATAAGAACATTAAGTTTAGAAATCCTGAGGGTAATTTAACAGAAGCATTTAAAGGTTATGCGAAACCAAAGAATTGGACTAAACAAATTTATGAGTTAGATCTGAAGGATGAAAGTAATAATGGTTTACAAAATGAAGATTTAATTGTTTGGATGAGAACTGCTGCCTTGCCCACTTTCAGAAAACTTTATCGTAGGGTGAATCACACAGAACAAGGTTTCTCTGAAGGATTAGTGGAAGGGGACTATATACTTACTGTTAAGTATT cATATCCTGTGTCTGCTTTTGATGGCAAGAAAAGAATGATTTTGAGTACTACATCTCTTCTTGGTGGAAAGAATCCTTTTCTTGGTATTGCTTATATAGTTGTAGGATGTATTTGTTTAGTGTTAGGTATTACACTACTAATAATTCACATCAAATGCTCTAAAAG TGCAACAGAGATGATCAATGTGAGTCCAACTACACCGTACcaagaataa
- the LOC128872414 gene encoding cell cycle control protein 50A isoform X2: MTSISEINSIPKTKKPSDSAFKQQRLPAWQPILTAGTVLPTFFVIGIAFIPVGIGLLYFSDQVKEYIIDYTECNSTNKFRTQDVPYKCTDYIVEVPNHAEPCICTIEFKLPSDFNGKIYMYYGLTNFYQNHRRYVKSRDDNQLLGKLSDEVSGDCGPFAFDANNTPIVPCGAIANSLFSDELELYSKKHNGPVPLIKTGIAWPSDKNIKFRNPEGNLTEAFKGYAKPKNWTKQIYELDLKDESNNGLQNEDLIVWMRTAALPTFRKLYRRVNHTEQGFSEGLVEGDYILTVKYSYPVSAFDGKKRMILSTTSLLGGKNPFLGIAYIVVGCICLVLGITLLIIHIKCSKSKLM, from the exons ATGACTTCTAtcagtgaaattaattcgatacCTAAAACGAAGAAACCATCGG atAGCGCATTCAAACAACAGCGTTTACCTGCTTGGCAACCGATACTTACTGCTGGAACTGTATTACCAACGTTTTTTGTAATTGGAATTGCGTTTATACCAGTTGGAATTggattactttatttttctgatCAAGTCAAAGAATACATCATAGATTACACGGAGTGTAATTctacaaacaaatttcgtaCACAGGATGTGCCTTACAAATGTACAGATTATATAGTAGAAGTACCTAATCATGCTGAACCTTGTATTTGTACaatagaattcaaattacCCTCtgattttaatggaaaaatttatatgtactatggtttgacaaatttttatcaaaatcacAGACGATATGTAAAATCACGTGATGATAATCAGTTGTTAGGAAAGTTGAGCGATGAGGTTTCAGGTGACTGTGGACCATTTGCTTTTGATGCAAACAACACACCTATTGTACCATGTGGTGCTATCGCTAATTCATTATTCAGTGACGAATTGGAATTGTATTCCAAAAAGCATAATGGACCTGTGCCATTAATAAAAACTGGTATAGCTTGGCCCTCGGATAAGAACATTAAGTTTAGAAATCCTGAGGGTAATTTAACAGAAGCATTTAAAGGTTATGCGAAACCAAAGAATTGGACTAAACAAATTTATGAGTTAGATCTGAAGGATGAAAGTAATAATGGTTTACAAAATGAAGATTTAATTGTTTGGATGAGAACTGCTGCCTTGCCCACTTTCAGAAAACTTTATCGTAGGGTGAATCACACAGAACAAGGTTTCTCTGAAGGATTAGTGGAAGGGGACTATATACTTACTGTTAAGTATT cATATCCTGTGTCTGCTTTTGATGGCAAGAAAAGAATGATTTTGAGTACTACATCTCTTCTTGGTGGAAAGAATCCTTTTCTTGGTATTGCTTATATAGTTGTAGGATGTATTTGTTTAGTGTTAGGTATTACACTACTAATAATTCACATCAAATGCTCTAAAAG CAAACTAATGTAA
- the LOC128872410 gene encoding ribosomal protein S6 kinase beta-1-like: protein MAGVFDIELHDGDSVNQDESDNDILESREDEYNHATNANTILESDNLERVQLSEQNVNPGQEKTGPQDFELCKILGEGGYGKVFQVKKVTGKDKGSIFAMKVLRKASIIRNQKDTAHTKAERNILEAVKHPFIVNLMYAFQTGGKLYLILEYLCGGELFTYLDREGIFLEDTACFYLSEIILALQHLHNQGIIYRDLKPENILLDSEGHVKLTDFGLCKEHIQEGTVTHTFCGTIEYMAPEILTRSGHGKAVDWWSLGALMFDMLTGMPPFTGDDRRKTIEKILRGKLSLPQYLTPDARDLIRKLLKRQVLQRLGSGFEDAEQIMNHNFFKHINWQDVISRKLEPPFKPSLKSADDTSQFDEQFTATVPVDSPVESTLSESANMIFQGFTYVAPSVLEEMYSQPRVVNARSPRKGLLCTGFSGSLHSLSPRSPDTHLRTSSHYNHHRHHVVGSHNVEDTEMTDISQLSNRL from the exons ATGGCTGGTGTATTTGACATAGAATTACACGATGGAGATTCCGTAAATCAAGACGAGTCAGACAACGATATTCTTGAAAGCAGAGAA gACGAGTACAATCATGCCACGAACGCGAATACTATATTAGA ATCCGATAATTTAGAAAGAGTTCAATTATCAGAGCAAAATGTCAATCCAGGACAAGAGAAAACTGGACCGCAAGACTTTGAATTGTGCAAGATTCTTGGAGAAGGTGGATACGGAAAagtttttcaagtaaaaaaagTTACAGGAAAAGATAAAGGCAGCATTTTTGCTATGAAG GTATTAAGAAAAGCTTCTATCATACGAAATCAGAAAGATACAGCTCATACAAAGGCGGAAAGGAATATCTTAGAGGCTGTAAAA caTCCGTTCATTGTGAATCTGATGTATGCTTTTCAAACCGGTggcaaattatatttaatattggaaTATCTTTGCGGCGGAGAACTTTTCACATACTTAGATAGAGAAGGCATTTTTTTGGAAGACACAGCATG TTTTTATTTGTCCGAAATTATCCTCGCATTGCAACATCTTCACAATCAAGGTATTATATACAG AGATTTGAAgccagaaaatattttactagaCAGCGAAGGTCATGTTAAATTAACAGACTTCGGTTTGTGCAAAGAGCATATACAAGAAGGTACAGTGACGCATACATTTTGCGGCACTATAGAATACAT GGCACCAGAAATCTTAACGAGAAGCGGACATGGCAAGGCTGTTGACTGGTGGAGTTTAGGTGCGCTAATGTTCGACATGCTTACCGGAATG CCACCGTTTACAGGAGACGACAGAaggaaaacaattgaaaaaattttacgaGGAAAACTGAGTCTTCCGCAATATCTAACACCAGATGCGAGAGACTTGatacgaaaattattaaag AGACAAGTACTTCAAAGATTGGGATCCGGTTTCGAAGATGCCGAACAAATTATGAATCATAACTTTTTTAAGCATATTAATTGGCAGGATGTAATTTCTCGAAAGCTAGAACCACCCTTTAAACCATCGTTA aaaagcGCCGATGATACGTCGCAATTTGACGAACAGTTTACGGCAACCGTACCGGTCGATTCTCCAGTTGAAAGTACATTAAGCGAATCTGCTAATATGATATTTCAA GGTTTCACGTATGTAGCACCGAGTGTTCTGGAAGAGATGTACTCGCAACCAAGAGTTGTAAATGCTAGAAGTCCTCGCAAAGGTCTTCTATGTACAGGGTTCAGTGGAAGTCTTCATAGCTTATCGCCAAGATCACCCGACACCCATCTTCGTACATCGTCTCATTATAACCACCACAG GCATCACGTAGTAGGTTCACATAACGTGGAAGATACCGAAATGACAGATATAAGTCAACTGTCGAACCGTTTATAG